From a single Nostoc sp. MS1 genomic region:
- a CDS encoding response regulator, which produces MSSPINNSILIVDDIPTNIKVLFDILNQAGFKISVAKNGQSALAKAKEALPNLILLDVMMPGIDGFETCRQLKADTRTKDIPVIFMTALSDTLDKVKGLQLGAVDYITKPIQHEEVLARINVHLELRRTQLRLAQEEKMSALGQLVAGIAHEINNPVNFVYGNLIHAQNYITDLLELIKLYEDHTINPISEIQEFSQKIELDFIKQDLPHLLSSLAMGTERVEKIVRSLRLFSRLEDVEFQQFNIHEGLDSTLIILSHRLKASPTRPIINVIKEYGDIPLVECYAGKLNQVFMNLLSNAIDALEEAVINAQITHELTIWVRTAVTDDTKSILVEIADNGVGIPSEAQQNIFEQFFTTKPLGKGTGLGLAIAYEIIVEKHSGTLQVKSTPGKGAQFLITIPIQQISDECC; this is translated from the coding sequence ATGAGCAGTCCCATCAACAACTCAATCTTAATAGTAGATGATATTCCAACTAACATCAAAGTTTTATTTGACATTCTTAATCAGGCAGGTTTTAAAATTTCTGTAGCCAAAAATGGACAAAGTGCCTTAGCTAAAGCCAAAGAAGCATTACCCAATTTAATTTTATTGGATGTAATGATGCCTGGAATTGATGGATTTGAAACTTGTCGTCAACTAAAAGCTGACACTAGAACTAAAGATATTCCTGTAATTTTTATGACTGCTCTGTCTGATACACTTGATAAAGTCAAAGGGTTACAACTGGGAGCAGTAGATTACATTACCAAACCGATTCAACATGAAGAAGTATTAGCGAGAATCAACGTTCACTTAGAATTACGCAGGACTCAGCTAAGGTTAGCGCAAGAAGAAAAGATGTCTGCTTTAGGACAATTAGTTGCAGGTATTGCTCATGAAATCAATAATCCAGTCAATTTTGTTTATGGCAACTTGATTCATGCTCAAAATTATATTACAGATTTATTAGAATTAATTAAATTATACGAAGACCATACAATTAATCCCATATCAGAAATTCAAGAATTTTCTCAAAAGATTGAATTAGATTTTATTAAACAAGACTTGCCACATTTATTATCTTCGTTAGCAATGGGAACTGAGCGTGTGGAAAAAATTGTGCGATCGCTGCGCTTATTCTCTAGATTAGAAGATGTAGAATTTCAGCAATTTAACATACATGAAGGTCTTGATAGCACACTCATCATTTTAAGCCACCGCCTTAAAGCTTCACCAACAAGACCAATAATCAACGTTATTAAAGAGTATGGTGATATACCTTTGGTAGAGTGTTACGCCGGAAAACTGAATCAAGTATTCATGAATCTGCTTTCTAATGCCATTGATGCCTTAGAAGAGGCAGTAATTAATGCTCAAATAACTCATGAACTAACAATTTGGGTTCGCACAGCCGTTACGGATGATACAAAATCGATATTAGTGGAAATTGCTGATAACGGAGTTGGTATTCCCTCAGAAGCGCAACAAAATATATTTGAGCAATTTTTTACTACCAAGCCTTTAGGTAAAGGTACTGGTTTAGGTTTAGCGATCGCCTATGAGATCATAGTAGAAAAACACAGTGGTACTCTACAAGTAAAATCCACCCCTGGCAAAGGCGCACAATTTTTAATCACTATCCCCATTCAGCAAATAAGTGATGAGTGCTGTTAG
- a CDS encoding response regulator — protein MSHTSVENNFILVVDDTLTNLEIISEALTSAGFEVATASNGKKAFEQIQIRLPDLILLDVMMPIMDGLATCKQLKNHPQTRDIPVIFMTAITDTDSKVEALSLGAVDYITKPFHKAEVLARISTHLQLRNLTRNLENRVIERTFELNQALQDLQESQLQLVQQEKMSVLGQLMSGLAHEINNPVSCIYGNLGHTLTYLENMTHLIDLYQRNYPHPVPEIQNEIDAIDLDYMRSDLPNLIFSMKEGMQRIRDISKSLRIFSRADTENKIQFNIHEGIDSTILILKHRLKSIEIRPDIKIKKEYGELPLINCFPGQLNQVFMNILANAIDALDESFNSKCKVVLNSEIDIYPEIIIQTILSEDKNYAVIKIKDNGIGISNEDKVKVFDSLFTTKDVGKGTGLGLSIARQIIVQKHGGQLEVNSEIGKGAEFIIYIPVE, from the coding sequence ATGTCTCATACATCAGTTGAAAATAATTTTATTTTAGTTGTAGACGATACCCTAACCAATCTCGAAATCATATCTGAAGCACTAACTAGTGCAGGTTTTGAAGTAGCTACAGCAAGCAATGGAAAAAAAGCGTTTGAACAAATACAAATTAGATTACCAGATTTAATTTTATTAGACGTGATGATGCCAATAATGGATGGACTTGCAACTTGTAAGCAATTGAAGAATCATCCACAAACTAGAGATATTCCCGTCATCTTCATGACAGCTATTACTGATACAGATAGTAAAGTAGAGGCGTTAAGTTTAGGCGCTGTTGATTACATTACCAAACCTTTCCATAAAGCAGAAGTATTAGCACGTATTTCTACACATCTACAACTGAGAAACTTGACAAGAAACTTAGAAAATCGAGTAATTGAACGTACCTTTGAACTGAATCAAGCATTACAAGATTTACAAGAATCTCAACTCCAGCTTGTACAACAAGAAAAAATGTCTGTGCTTGGTCAATTAATGTCTGGTTTAGCTCATGAAATTAATAACCCAGTTAGTTGTATCTATGGAAATCTAGGTCATACTCTCACCTACTTAGAAAACATGACTCATCTGATAGACCTCTATCAACGAAACTATCCTCATCCCGTACCAGAAATTCAAAATGAAATTGATGCAATTGATTTAGATTACATGCGTTCTGATTTACCTAACTTAATTTTTTCTATGAAGGAAGGTATGCAGCGCATTCGAGATATTAGTAAGAGTTTACGAATTTTTTCTAGAGCAGATACAGAAAACAAGATTCAGTTTAATATACATGAAGGTATTGATAGCACCATTTTAATTCTTAAACATCGATTAAAAAGTATTGAAATTCGTCCTGATATTAAAATCAAGAAAGAGTATGGTGAGCTACCTTTAATTAACTGCTTTCCTGGGCAATTAAACCAAGTATTTATGAATATCCTAGCCAATGCTATCGATGCTTTGGATGAATCATTTAACAGTAAATGTAAAGTAGTATTAAATAGTGAGATAGATATATATCCTGAAATCATTATTCAAACAATTTTGAGTGAAGATAAAAACTACGCTGTAATTAAGATTAAAGATAATGGTATAGGAATTTCTAATGAAGATAAAGTAAAGGTTTTTGATAGTTTGTTTACTACTAAAGATGTAGGTAAAGGTACAGGTTTAGGATTATCAATCGCTAGGCAGATTATTGTTCAAAAACATGGTGGTCAGCTTGAAGTCAACTCAGAGATAGGAAAAGGAGCCGAGTTTATAATTTATATTCCTGTTGAATAG
- a CDS encoding FIST signal transduction protein, which translates to MLKIVVCHSNDPDSLSAVQEVILQSKNSLQGNLPQAGILFAAIDFEHTLILQNIHQAFPGIELIGGTTDGEISSLLEFQQDSITLMLFCSDEVEIRAGVGYQVSQNPILATKEAVEQAKAKSTTTPQLCLTHPESLTTSGVSILDGLKMALGEKFPIFGGLAADQSAYQNTYQFFQAEVLTDAVPVLLFSGKVLFSHGVASGWLPIGKTSKVTKVDKNIVYEIDGKPALEFYRYYLGELPPSIENPVAVFTHDETNFYLRAPIAYDEQTGSVTFFADIPAQASIQMAEAGKQDILAASQTSFMTAFNNYPGKEPAGVLFFSCVARRQILGTQTQQEYLNTKNLINKTLPACGFYSNGEIAPLESTGQTQFHNETFVTLILGTH; encoded by the coding sequence ATGCTAAAGATAGTAGTATGTCATAGTAATGATCCAGACTCTTTATCAGCAGTTCAAGAAGTAATCCTCCAGTCAAAAAATTCTCTGCAAGGAAATTTACCCCAGGCGGGAATTTTATTTGCAGCCATTGACTTTGAACATACCTTAATCTTGCAAAACATTCATCAAGCTTTTCCTGGGATTGAATTGATTGGTGGAACTACAGACGGAGAAATTTCATCATTGTTGGAGTTTCAGCAGGACTCAATTACTTTAATGTTGTTCTGTTCAGATGAAGTCGAAATTCGTGCAGGGGTAGGTTATCAGGTTTCACAAAACCCCATTTTAGCGACGAAGGAAGCTGTAGAACAAGCCAAAGCCAAAAGCACAACTACGCCTCAGTTATGTTTAACCCATCCAGAAAGCCTGACAACTAGTGGTGTGTCTATATTAGATGGGTTGAAAATGGCTTTAGGTGAAAAGTTTCCTATCTTTGGTGGTTTAGCCGCAGATCAGTCAGCATATCAAAACACCTACCAATTCTTTCAAGCAGAAGTTCTCACTGATGCTGTACCAGTTTTGTTATTTAGTGGAAAAGTCTTATTTTCCCACGGAGTCGCTAGTGGTTGGCTACCTATTGGGAAAACTAGCAAAGTTACCAAAGTAGATAAAAATATCGTTTATGAAATAGACGGTAAACCTGCTTTAGAGTTCTATCGGTATTATCTTGGTGAACTTCCGCCATCTATAGAAAATCCTGTAGCCGTGTTTACTCATGACGAAACCAACTTTTATTTAAGAGCGCCGATCGCTTACGATGAACAAACAGGTAGTGTTACATTCTTTGCTGATATTCCTGCACAAGCAAGCATCCAAATGGCTGAAGCTGGTAAGCAAGATATTTTAGCCGCTTCTCAAACATCATTCATGACTGCTTTCAATAATTATCCAGGTAAAGAACCAGCCGGAGTTCTCTTCTTTTCTTGTGTAGCTAGGCGACAAATTTTAGGTACACAAACGCAACAAGAGTATCTAAATACTAAAAATCTTATTAATAAGACTTTACCAGCTTGTGGTTTTTATTCTAATGGTGAGATTGCGCCGCTAGAATCAACAGGTCAAACACAATTTCATAATGAAACTTTTGTCACTTTAATTTTAGGCACTCATTAA
- a CDS encoding sensor histidine kinase — MDCEQKIKDLEKANRILQKKLERSEVDRVKLEATNSKKEALLKTVIDELQESKTQLERRSNELEKTLFHLQTMQDKMAALGSMVADVAHEINNPVGFIIGNLNPAFEYIHDLFHLINLYQQHYPNPCPEIQTEMAVIDFEYIREDLPKLIDSMKEGTTRISNLSNSLRTFSRSDTEYKILFDIHEGLDSTLCILQHRLKANQDHPQIQVIKEYGEIPAINCFPGQLNQVFMNILANAVDALEESNLGLSFVEIQQRNNQIIITTNIENNSILIRIRDNGCGIPEDIKSKIFAHSFTTKPVGKGTGLGLAIAQQIITQKHGGTLQVNSVVGEGSEFVITLPIESV; from the coding sequence ATGGATTGTGAGCAGAAAATTAAAGACCTGGAAAAAGCTAATAGAATACTTCAGAAAAAATTAGAACGTTCTGAAGTTGACAGAGTGAAGCTGGAGGCAACTAATTCTAAGAAAGAAGCTTTGTTGAAGACGGTAATTGATGAACTTCAAGAATCAAAAACTCAGTTAGAAAGAAGAAGTAATGAATTAGAAAAAACCCTCTTTCATCTGCAAACAATGCAAGATAAAATGGCTGCTTTAGGTAGTATGGTTGCCGATGTGGCACACGAGATTAATAATCCCGTGGGATTTATCATTGGTAATTTAAACCCAGCATTTGAGTATATTCATGATTTATTTCACTTAATTAACCTCTATCAACAGCACTACCCCAATCCATGCCCAGAAATTCAAACAGAAATGGCAGTAATAGATTTTGAGTATATACGTGAAGATTTACCTAAATTAATTGATTCAATGAAAGAAGGAACTACTCGTATTAGTAATCTCAGCAACAGTTTACGGACTTTTTCTAGATCAGATACAGAATATAAAATACTATTTGATATTCACGAAGGTCTTGATAGTACCCTTTGCATTCTTCAACATCGTCTAAAGGCTAATCAAGACCATCCCCAAATCCAAGTAATTAAAGAATATGGTGAAATTCCGGCAATTAATTGTTTTCCAGGACAATTAAATCAGGTATTTATGAATATTTTGGCTAATGCTGTTGATGCTTTAGAAGAGTCTAACTTAGGATTGAGTTTTGTAGAGATTCAGCAAAGAAATAATCAAATTATTATTACGACAAATATAGAAAATAATTCTATTTTAATTAGAATCAGAGATAATGGCTGTGGTATTCCCGAAGATATAAAATCAAAAATATTTGCTCATTCATTTACTACTAAACCTGTGGGTAAAGGAACAGGCTTAGGACTAGCGATCGCGCAACAAATTATTACTCAAAAACATGGGGGAACATTACAAGTCAATTCAGTTGTGGGAGAAGGTTCTGAATTTGTCATTACTCTCCCCATTGAATCGGTGTGA
- a CDS encoding NAD(P)H-quinone oxidoreductase subunit N has protein sequence MDFANLAAQLNAGTILPESIVILTLMGVLISDLILGRTSSRWIGYLAIAGLLSAVVALYFQWDAVNPIAFSGGFSSDDLSIVFRGIIALSAVITILMSIRYVEQSGTPLAEFTAILLTATLGGMFLSGASELVMIFISLETLSISSYLLTGYTKRDPRSNEAALKYLLIGASSTAVFLYGVSLLYGLSGGQTQLSAIADGIIAANVGQSLGVVIALVFVIAGIGFKISAAPFHQWTPDVYEGAPTPVIAFLSVGSKAAGFALAIRLLTTVFPYVAEEWKFVFTALAVLSMILGNVVALAQTSMKRMLAYSSIAQAGFVMIGLIAGTDAGYSSMIFYLLVYLFMNLCGFTCIILFSLRTGTDQIAEYSGLYQKDPLLTLGLSISLLSLGGIPPLAGFFGKIYLFWAGWQAGLYWMVLLGLVTSVVSIYYYIRVVKMMVVKEPQEMSEVVKNYPEIQWNLPGFRPLQVGLVVTLIATSIAGILSNPLFTLANNSVANTAILQPTKVVSTQVSAIPPEKPEGL, from the coding sequence ATGGATTTTGCTAATCTTGCAGCACAATTAAATGCTGGAACAATTTTGCCAGAGAGTATTGTCATTCTTACTCTCATGGGGGTTTTGATTTCTGATTTGATTTTAGGGCGTACATCCTCGCGCTGGATTGGATATCTGGCGATCGCCGGGTTACTATCGGCGGTTGTAGCCCTGTATTTCCAATGGGATGCTGTAAATCCCATCGCTTTTAGTGGTGGCTTTAGTAGTGATGACCTCAGCATAGTCTTTCGCGGCATCATTGCCTTATCTGCCGTCATTACAATACTGATGTCAATCCGCTATGTAGAACAAAGTGGTACTCCTTTAGCGGAGTTCACCGCCATTTTGTTAACCGCTACCTTGGGTGGGATGTTCCTCTCCGGTGCTAGTGAGTTGGTAATGATTTTCATCTCCCTAGAAACCCTGAGTATCTCCTCCTATCTGTTAACAGGTTATACCAAGCGTGACCCCCGTTCTAATGAGGCGGCGCTGAAATACTTGTTGATTGGAGCTTCTAGCACAGCAGTATTTCTGTATGGCGTGTCACTTTTATACGGTTTATCAGGTGGACAAACCCAACTGAGTGCGATCGCTGACGGCATCATCGCCGCTAACGTTGGTCAATCTTTAGGTGTCGTGATTGCCCTCGTTTTCGTCATCGCGGGTATTGGCTTTAAAATTTCCGCCGCACCCTTCCACCAATGGACACCAGACGTATATGAAGGCGCTCCTACCCCAGTAATTGCCTTTTTATCCGTTGGTTCCAAAGCGGCCGGCTTTGCCCTAGCTATTCGCTTGTTAACTACAGTCTTCCCTTACGTTGCTGAAGAATGGAAGTTTGTCTTTACAGCCTTAGCAGTTCTCAGTATGATTTTGGGTAACGTCGTCGCCCTAGCCCAAACCAGCATGAAACGGATGCTTGCTTATTCATCCATCGCCCAAGCTGGGTTTGTGATGATTGGCTTGATTGCTGGTACTGATGCCGGATATTCCAGCATGATCTTCTACTTGCTGGTTTATCTATTCATGAACCTGTGCGGTTTCACCTGCATTATTCTGTTCTCCCTACGAACAGGAACAGACCAAATTGCCGAATACTCTGGGTTATACCAAAAAGATCCACTCCTCACACTAGGTTTGAGTATCTCCTTGCTTTCCTTGGGCGGTATTCCTCCCCTAGCTGGTTTCTTTGGCAAAATTTACTTGTTCTGGGCTGGTTGGCAAGCTGGGCTTTACTGGATGGTCTTACTAGGCTTAGTTACCAGCGTTGTCTCCATCTATTACTACATTCGTGTAGTCAAGATGATGGTAGTCAAAGAACCCCAAGAAATGTCCGAGGTAGTCAAGAATTACCCCGAAATCCAGTGGAATTTACCTGGATTTAGACCGTTGCAAGTGGGTTTAGTAGTCACCTTAATTGCTACTTCCATCGCCGGCATCTTATCCAATCCACTTTTCACCCTGGCAAACAACTCTGTTGCCAATACCGCTATCTTACAGCCAACAAAAGTGGTAAGTACTCAGGTAAGTGCTATTCCTCCTGAGAAACCAGAAGGTTTGTAA